A genomic stretch from Niallia sp. XMNu-256 includes:
- a CDS encoding DUF3870 domain-containing protein, with protein MIRGKTIFIAGHARLPQGMAAKSVFETLTITAEVDIKYGVVLEASCTLATEHGREFIGRLLRGTSLIDGVEDAIKEIQTYYRGKAINALIAALKDLNLYFHQIKKEEEQKYNNKL; from the coding sequence ATGATTAGAGGAAAAACAATTTTTATTGCAGGTCACGCTCGTTTACCCCAGGGAATGGCAGCTAAAAGTGTTTTTGAAACACTAACGATTACAGCTGAAGTAGATATTAAATATGGTGTTGTATTAGAAGCCTCTTGTACATTAGCAACAGAACATGGTCGAGAATTTATTGGACGTTTATTAAGAGGAACTAGTTTAATAGATGGTGTAGAAGATGCAATTAAAGAAATTCAAACGTATTACCGAGGTAAGGCAATAAATGCTTTGATTGCTGCATTAAAGGATCTTAACCTTTATTTTCATCAAATTAAGAAAGAAGAAGAACAAAAGTATAATAACAAATTATAA